One Desulfobacteraceae bacterium genomic window, TCGGTGGGGTGCGCGCAGTGGCGGATGCCCATGATCTCCCCATCGTCGGCCTCGGAGGTGACCGCCAGGCACTCGGGCAGATGCGCCCGCGAGACCGCCAGCGAGTGGTAGCGCATGGCCTGAAAGGGCTTCGCGATGCCGCTGTAGATGGCCCGCCCGTCGGCGGACACCATGGAGGTCTTGCCGTGCATCAGGCGTTTGGCCCCCACCACCGCGCCGCCGAAGGCCGCCGCGATGGCCTGGTGGCCGAGGCAGACCCCCAAAAGCGGCACCTCGCCGGAGAACTCGCGGATCACCGCCAGCGAGATGCCCGCGGTCTCCGGGCGCCCGGGCCCCGGCGAAATGACGATCCCCGCGGGCGCAAGGTCGCGCAGCTGCGCCACGCTCACGGCGTCGTTGCGGACCACGGTGACCGCGGCGCCCAGCTGCATGAGGTATTGGACCAGATTATAGGTGAAGGAATCGTAGTTGTCGATCATCACGATCATGTCGCGCTCCTCCCGCTGAAAACGGCTTGGCGGGTGACCAGCTCCAGGGCTTTCTGGATGGCCATGGCCTTGTTGACGGTTTCCCGGCGCTCGCGCTCGGGGTCGGAGTCGGCCACCAGGCCGGCGCCGGCACGGACCGTCAGGCGGCCGTTTTCGACGCAGGCCGTCCGGATGGTGATGGCCAGATCCATGTTGCCGTGAAACGAGATGTAGCCCACCGCCCCGCCGTAGGGGCCGCGGGGGGTTTCCTCCAGCTCGGCGATGATTTCCATGGCCCGGATTTTGGGTGCCCCGGAAAGGGTGCCTGCCGGAAACGTCGCCCGCAGCAGGTCCCAGACGTCACAGTCCGGCTTGAGGTCGCAGCGGATGTTGGAGACCAGGTGCATCACGTGGGAGTAGCGCTCCACCAGCATCAGGTCCGTCACCTGAACGCTGCCCACCTCGGCCACCCGGCCCAGGTCGTTGCGCCCCAGGTCCACCAGCATGAGGTGCTCGGCGCGCTCCTTTTCATCCTGGAGCAGTTCGTCGGCCAGCGCGCGGTCCTCCTGTTCACTGGCGCCGCGGGGGCGCGTGCCGGCGATCGGGCGCAGGGTGGCGATGCCGTTTTCCAGGCGCACCATGGTTTCCGGTGATGAGCCCACCAGGGCGATGTCGTCCAGCTGGAGGAAATAGAGGTAGGGCGAGGGGTTGATGAAGCGCTGGGCCCGGTAGAGGGACCAGAGGTCCGGCGGGTTGGGGCAGACGAACGGCTGGGAGACCACGGCCTGGATGATGTCCCCGGCCGTGATGTAGGCCTTGGTGCGCACGACCCGCTGGCGGTAGGCTTCCGGCGGGTGAACAGCCGACAGCTGAAACCGAGCGCTCGCGGGCGCCGCCTCCACCGCCGGCCGTGCCAGCAGACCCAACAGCGCCCGGAGCCCTTCGGTGGCCGCGGCATAGGCGTCATCGACGTTATGCGCGCCATCGGGAAAGGTGATCTTGACGGCCAGCAGGGTGTGCCGGATGTTGTCGAAGATCAGTAGCTCATCGGGCACGATGAACTGCGCCAGCGGGGTTTCGAGGGGCAGTTTGTTGGGGATTTTTTCGAAAAACGACACCATTTCATAGGTCAGATAGCCCACCAGGCCGCCCCAGAAGCGGGGCAATTCGGGTATCTCGGGCGGTCGGAAGCCGGTCATGAAAGCCCTCAGAACCGCCAGCGGATCCCCGTGGTGGGGCAGCCGGCGCTGGGTTCCGTTTTCCCGGATCTCCACCGCGTCCCGAAAAACCTTGAGATGCGCCCGGGCCGAGGTTCCCAGAAAGCTGTAGCGGCCCCAGCGCTCGCCGCCCTCGACGCTTTCAAAGAGAAACACCGGCCGGCCGCCGGCGCGCAGCTTGCCCAGAAGGCTGACGGGGGTTTCGGTGTCGGCCAGGATTTCGATGCACACCGGCACGACGTTGTGGCCTGCGGCCAGCTGCCGGTAGGCACCGGGTTCTGGAAACTGTCTGATCTGCATCCGCTGCGTCCTTTCAGGTGATTCAAAAAGCTCTCGGTGCGGGGCCGCGGCTTCGGACCAAAAAAAACCGCGGCCTCCAGGAGGGTGCCGCGGTTTTGGGTGGTTATCGGTCAGGATCGTTCAGGCTGAGACGAAAACGTCGGCACACCTCCAGTGGGGGATGCGCCAACATCCGCACGGAACCTGGCGGTTGTCGAAAATTGCATGGGGGTGAAGGGATTTCACGTTCATGGGCCTGTCATTTAAAAAAAATTGACTGAACTTTGCGGTATCCCGCGGTCTTTGTCAAGCGATTTTTGACTTGCCGCCTTCAGCCCCAAACGCGCGGGGGAGACAGGGCAGGAGCCCCGTGCCCCGCTTTGCGCCCGATCTCAGGGCTCTTTGGCCAGATGCCGGATTTGGTCCAGCCAGTCGTCGCCGCCGGACGGGGCGCCGTTGTCGGCGGCGGATATGTGTCGTTTGGGCAGCACCACCCGGAAGCGGGCCCCGGCCCCCAAACGGCTTTCCACCGTGATGCGGCCGCCAAGCTTTTCGACGATCCCGCGGGTGACGAAGAGCCCCAGGCCGGTGCCCTCGCCGGGGGGTTTGGTGCTGAAGAAAGGCTCGAAGATCTTGTCCAGGTTCTCCTTGGGGATGCCCTTGCCGGTGTCGGCGATCTCCAGGGCGACGCCCTCGCCGTGGGCCTGCAGACGCACGTCGATGCGGCCCTCGTCGGCGCTGGCCTGGACGGCATTGGAGAGCAGGTTGATCAGCACCTGGCGCAGCTGGTAGGGGTCGCTCCAGATGGTTTCCGCCTCGGGGGCGATCTCGCGCTGGACGCTGACGTTGCGGTTGGCGATCTCGCGGTGGAGCAGTTCCAGGGTTTCCGCCACCAGGGAGGGCAGATGGACCTCCACCACCGCCGCCTCCTGCCGCTGGACCGAGCCCAGCAGCTGGTGGGTGATGCGCCGGGCGCGTTCAATGGCGTTTTCGATCTTGCCGATGGCTTTTTCGAGGTCCTCCCTGCGCGGAATGTCAGCCATCTGCGGGTTTTTGAGAATCAGCCGCATCCAGCCGGCCGATTCCTTGATGATCGCCAGGGGGTTGTTGATCTCATGGGCCACCCCGGTGGCCAGGGTCCCCAGCGAGGCCAGGCGCTCGGTGGCGATCATCTGCTGTTCCATCCGTGCCCGGTAGGCGGCCTCGCGTTTTTTTTCGGCGGCCCGCAGGATCTTGTCGTGGGCCTGATGGATTTTGCTGACCAGCTGCTCCAGTTCGATCGGTTTGGTGAGATAGTCGAAGGCCCCCGACTTGATCCCGGCCACCCCGTCGGGGGTGGTGGCGTGCCCGGTCAGGAGAATCACCTCGGTTTCCGGGTATTTTTCCTTGATCCGCCCCAGGACCTCGATCCCGTTCATGCCGGGCATTTTCACGTCCAGCACGACCACATCCATGGGCTGCTCGGCCAGCAGCCGCAGGCACTCCTCGCCGGTGGCAGCCTCCGCCGGCGTTATTCCGCGTTTGGTGAGCCGGCGCGCGATGGCGCGGCGGAAGTCGGCTTCGTCGTCAACCAGCAGCAGTCGGATGGGATCCATGGGTGCCTCGGGTGTTGGGGCGTGGCAGCGCCGGAATCGGGCCTGGCAGGCAAACCCTCACGCTCCCGCCGGTGGGGTGGGGCGGGCGGCCCAGGCCTTGGCAATTTTTTTCAGCAGATCATCGAGCTCGCAGGGTTTGGTGAGGTAGTCGAATGCCCCCTCCTGCATGCCCTGCTGTGCGGCGGTTGCCGATCCGTGACCGGTCAGCATGATCACGGCCAGCTCGGGAGCCATCTTTTTGAAGACCCGCAGCACCTCGATCCCGTCCATGTCCTCCATCTTGAGGTCCAGCACGGCGACATCGAAATCGTTGCGGCGCAGCAGCTGGATCCCCTCGGCGCCCGAATAGGCCTTGGTGACCTTGACCTTGCGCCGCTGCAGGCGATTGGCGAGAACGTCGACGTAGCTTTTCTCGTCATCGACGATCAGCAGCCGGATATTTTCGAGCTGAAACGATTGCATGGTGCAGAAACCCCCGCCTACGTGCGGCGCGATGTAATCTCCTTGATCCGGGCCTCGATGATCTTCTCCTCGTGCTGGCGCTTTTTGGCGGCCGCCTGCTCCACCTTGCTCAGCAGCAGGTCGATGTCGCAGGGTTTCATCAGATAGTCGTAGGCGCCCAGCTTCATCCCCTCGATGGCGGTTTCCACCGTGGCATGTCCGGTGAGCATGATGACCTCCAGCAGGGGTGCCACCTTCTTGATCTCCCGCAGGGTCTCGATGCCGTCCATGCCGGGCATTTTGACGTCCAGAATGACCACCTCCAGATTGCCGAACTTTTTGACCTGCTCCAGGGCTTCCGGGCCGCTGGCGGCGGCTTCGATGTTGAGGTTGCGCTTGGTGAGACGCTTGGTCATCGTCTCCACGAAACCGGTTTCGTCATCGACCAACAACACATTCGCAAGTGCCATAGCATTATCTCCTTTGGACTGCCGCACTGACGGTGCGCCTGCACCGGGTCATGCCGCGGGTTGGGCCGGGCCTTCGGACTGGGGCTGGACCGGCAGCTGGATGCGGAAGGTCGTACCCATGTCCACAACACTGTTGACGTCGATTTCACCGCCCATTTTCTTGATGATCCCGTAGCAGATCGAAAGCCCCAGACCAGTACCCTTGCCCACCGGTTTGGTGGTGAAAAACGGGTCGAAAATGCGGCCCAGGTTCGCCCGCGGGATGCCGGGTCCGGTGTCGGCGAATTCGACCATAATCTTGTCGTCGGCCTGGTGGGTGGAAATTTTGAGCGACCCGCCGGTCTGGTTCATGGCATCCAGGGCGTTGTTGATCAGGTTGAGAAACACCTGCTGCAGTTCGGTCTGGGAGACCTGCAGCGGGGGCAGCCCCTCGGCCAGCTGGGTTTCCATGGTGACCTTGCTGTAGCGCGCCCGCTGGGCTGAGAGCGACACCATTTCCTGGATCAGATCATTGATCGCCACATCCTCCACCCGGGAGTCGGTTTTGCGAGCGAAGCTCAGCAGCTTGTGGGTGATTTCCTTGCAGCGCTTGCCCTGGTTTTTGATCTGCTGCAGGGCGCGCTGGAATTCGGCCTTGTTTTCGGTCTGGGCAAGGTCTTCGTCCTCCAGCAGATCCTCGATCCAGCCGGCTTCCTCCACCATGATGGCCACGGGGTTGTTGATCTCGTGGGCGATGCCCGCGGCCAACTCTCCCACCGAGGCCAGCTTGCCGGTCTCGATCACCTGCTGGTTCATCATCTCCTTTTCACGGTCGGCAACCGCGATGCGCGCCACCATGCGTCCGGTGAGAATGTGGGCCATGGCCACGATCGCGAGGGCGCCGGCGATGAAAATCAGGATGGCGATGTTCAGGGTGCGACTGATGTCGGAAAAGGCGTCCTCGGTGCTCTGCTGAAAGACCAGCAGCCACTGGTTATCCTTGAGAAAAGCCGTTGCGAAGATGCTGGGGACCCCCTTGCGGTCTTCGCGTTCGACAATGTAGGCCGGGCGGGAGGCCCCGGCCCCCCTCTTCAGGAAGTTGGCGAAGTAGCCGTCCTTGGAGAGCGGGATTTCATACAGGGGCTTGGTCTGAAACTCCAGTTCGCGGTTGAGGATATAGGCGAATCCGGTCTTTCCGACCCGCAGATTTTCCACCAGGGTGTTGAAAGCTGCGAAATTGATGGTGGCCCGCAGCAGGCAGGCGCTGCCGCCGAAATCCTTGCGCACGGCCACGATGAAGTGCGGCGTGCCGCGCAGCCCCAGAAAGACGTCGCTGATGAAGTAGGGGGCCGCAATGGCCTGGCGGAACCATTCGGCTTTGGAATAGTCCGCCTCTGTCAGCAGGTACGGACCGGCATAGGCCACCTGGCGCCCGTTTTCGTCGATCAGGCCGAGATCCTCGAAAACCCCCCCGTATTCCTGGCGCAAAATCATCAGCAAATCTTTGAGAAACGCCGAATCACTGAGCTGCTCGCAGTCGAAAACGTCCGCCACAAACCGGATGTCGCCGAGTTTTTCGGACAGGAAGGTGTCGATGCCCTGTTTGTGTTTGAGCACCAGCTCTTCGAGATGGGCATGGATTTTTTCACGGTAGGAGATTCGAAACTGGTCGAGAATCACCCCGATGGCCACGATCATCGGTGCGAAGGAAACCAGAACCACAATCATCACCAGGCGGCGATGAAGATGCTTGTAATATGCGTTTGACAGGAGTCTTTGGTTGTCCATGCCCGCTTTCTTCAGCTTGGCCGCAATGGGATCCTTTTCCCGCCCAGGGCCGCGGGACGCGCCGGTGGCGTTCGGTGGAATCGGCATCCCATTGAAGTCATAGGAATATAGGTCAATAATTGATCGAAAATCAAGCAAAAACGGGACACCCGCAGGCCATGGGAGGGTGCGGGTTGAGTTCGCCGCGAGGGCGTTTGAACCCGTCGCCCCGGGGAGCCAAGGCCCACGCCGGGGGTGGGGGTGCCGGTAGGCTCGCGTGCCGCAGGGGCGTCCCCCCCAAGAGGAGGGGACGCCGCCCTGCGGGGAGCTTTAGGGGGTGCGCGCGATGGGCAGCATGCCCTTTTGGCTGAAGAGCTCCTGGGCCTCGGGGGAAAAGGCGAAATCCACGAACGCCTTGACCGGGCCGCTGGGCTCGCCCTTGGTCACATAGGAGAACACCTGATATAAGGGGTAGGCGGGATCTCCGGGGGGCAGCCCGCCGATCTTGAGTGCCTTGACACCCTCGGTGGTGATGCTGGCGCCCCGGGAGATGAATGATATGGCCCCGGGAAACTTTGCGACGATATCGATGACGTCGGTAGATTCGTAGGTCATTAGGTCGTAGACGATTTCCTTGTGTTTCATCACCTGGCGGCGAAAGTTCTGATTTGCGCCGGTGTCCTTGCCGGGAACAACCACCATGATGGGGGCATCGGCTCCGCCCAGGGCCCGCCAGGTGGTGATGCCCCCGCTGAAAACCTCCTCTAGCTGATCAATCGTGAGATCCGTCACCGCAGCGTCGGCATGAACAATCACGGCCAGCGGGTCCTTGCAGAATGGGATTTCCACGTAGCCATACTCGTTGTAGCGGTAATACAGTTGCCGGGTGGTGCTGGCGATGTCGGCGAAACCGTTCATCAGCCGGTTGACCGCCGATGAGGAGGAGGACACGAAGACCTCCACCGGGATGCCGGTTTTTTTCTGGAACATCTCCACGCCTTCCTTCCCGAAGGCCCGGTAAACCTGTGCGGCCTGGCTGTAGCGCAGGCTGTCCTGGGCCGAGGCCGCCGAATTCTGCCCCAGGCTGCCCCACAGAAGGATGGTGCCGAGGGTCACTACGAGTAGTAGCGCTTGTTTTTTCATGCCGTGCCTCCTCTGGTGAACGATAAATGCCGCGAGTGCTTGTTTTCAATGGTTTTGGCGGGAACCTTTGGCGATCTGATTCTGCAACCCGTATGCCATTTGAAGCGATTTATTTTTGGTTTAACTAGCTTTAAAAACGGGTAATTTTGATCCGAGCGGTTTGCCCCGGGTGTCTTGCCAGGGGGGCTTTGTCGAAATTTTTTACATGCTGTAAAGGCGGTTTTTCACGGCCGGTCGGCCTCCGCAGCCCCTGGGTAGGCTTTCCTGTGGCGGGTGTCCACTTCGCGGACCCCAGTCGCATGCGCCGCAATTGAAAACACCCCGCCCGGCGGTTGCGACTCAGCCTGTGGCCGGCAGCAGCGTTTGGAGCGACCAGAAGAGCAGAATGATCAGGGCGATGGAGATGGCCACGACCGTCAGGGCCTGACGGCGGGGCAGACCCAGCCCGCGGGTCATGCCGGTTCCGATCAGCCACCACTTCCAGGCTTCGGTGAGCAGGACCAGCCCGGGAACCCAGGAGGCCAGGAGGGTGATCCCGGCTGCCAGGGCGTAAATGGTGAAAACCCGCCGGAAGGCGATCTCCCGGCCCCGCATCAGGGTGATGATCAGCCAGCCGGCGCCGGCGGCGATAAGGGTCATGCCCACGGCGTTGGCGAAATAGATCAGCCCAAGGTACACCGGCTGTGGGCCCGGCTGAGCGATCACACAGGCCCCGGCAAAAAGGAGGCTGGAAACCACCAGCATGCCCAGGGGACGGCTCCAGCCGGCTTCCGGCGGCAGCTCGGCCAACACGGCGCGCGGGTTGACCGACAGGCGGGTCAGGGTCGTCAGGTAGAAGCGCAGGGAAAAGGCGGTGCCGGCGTTCATGGCCTAAACCACACCCAGACGGTAGAGAACGCCCACTACCAGCATGACCAGGGTCAAGATGAAAAACAGTTTGCGCTCGGTTTGGCGGCTGAAATAGATCCGGCCGTCGCGGCGCATGAAAGCGCGCTCAGGCTTCGGTCTGGCCTCGATTTTTGACGTTGTCATGGCGTTTTTACTTTTCCCGGGGCGTCTGGTGGTTTTGGATGGCGCGGATCTTCTCCTCCAGGTGCCGCCGTCTTTCAAACGCCTCGGCGACCTTCTCCAGCAGTTCGTCGATCTCCGAGGGCTTGGTCAGGTAGTCGGTGGCGCCCGATTTCATCCCCTCCACAGCCGATTCGAAGGTGCCGTGGCCGGTGAGCATGATGACCTCCACCAAGGGGTGGCGCCGTTTAATCTCCTTGAGCGTTGCAATCCCGTCCATCCCGGGCATTTTGACGTCCACAATGGCCACGTCAACTGGGTTGCGGTCTATCGTCGCCAGCGCCTCGGCCCCGCTGCCGGCCGTCAGCACGTCATAGCCTTTTCTGCGCAACACTTTCTGGGTGGTTGAAAGAAAACGCTCCTCGTCGTCCACCAGCAGAATCTTCGGTTTTCGCATCTTAGTTTCTCCCGGCCGGTTTGGTTGACGGCCCCGGCAACAGGGGGTGCCCTCTTTCCGTGGGCGGCATGGCGCCGTGCCCCGGCCCAAAAGCGCCGCGCGCCCCTTTATGCCGCCGTGGTGGGCAGATCGATGACAAAGGTGGCCCCTTCGCCGGGTGCGCTCTGAACCGTCATGGCGCCCCCTAGATTCTGGATGATGCCGTAGCAGACCGAGAGTCCCAGCCCGGTGCCTTTGCCCACCGGTTTGGTGGTGAAAAAGGGCGAGAAAATTTTATCCAGGTTCCCCGCATCGATCCCGCAGCCGTTGTCGTTGACTGTTATCCGGACGCGGCCGTTGCCGGTCGGCGCCGAGCTGACGGTCAATTCACCGCCCATTGTTCCGTGGCGCGCAATGATGGCGTCCATGGCGTTGTTGAAGAGGTTCAACAGCACCTGCTGGAGCTGGGAGGGGTCGCCGTGGATGAAAACCGGCCCGTCCTGGATTTCGCGATGGATGGCGATGCCTTCGACGCTGGCCTTTTTGGCCACCATCTCGATCACTTCGGGGATGAAAGTCTGGATGTCGAAATCCTGGACCGCATCCTCGCTTTTGCGGCCGAAGCGCAAAATCGCGTGGGTGATCTTCGAGCAGCGTGCGATCTGGAGCGAAATCTGGCTGACCGAATCTTCGAGATCCTTCAGGTCTTCGGATTCCGGCAGCTGGCCGGAGGCCTTGAGGTCCGCGATGATGGTTTCGATCAGGGCCTGCTCGCTTTTCATGACCTGTAGCGGGTTGTTGATCTCATGAGCGAAGCCGGCCGCCATTTCCCCCAGCTCGGACAGGCGATGGGCGCGGATGAGCTGTTCGTTGAGCTGGTTTTTTTCGCGGTCGGTCTGCTGGATGCGGGCCACGATGCGATCGGTCAGGTAAAAGGCCACCGCGATGATGACCGCACCGCCCAGCAGCGAGATCAAGAGGATCAGATGGGTGGCGGTGCTGAGGGCCTTGAAGGCGTCGGCCTTTTCCTGGCGCACCACCAGCAGCCAGTTTTTGTTGGTCAGGCGGGTGGTGGCATACAGGTAGGTGTCCCCCTGTCTGTCGCTTTCGATGAATATTCTGACCCTCTGATCCTCCACCGGATACCAGCCGAAATCGGGGTCCTGCGCCATCAGGCGGCCGCCCGAGCGGCGCTCGGTTTGAAACGTCCCCTGGGCGCTGAGCAGGAATGCCTCGCCGGTTTTGCCGATTCGCACCCGCCCCGCCAGTTCGTTGAACATCTGGGTGTCGATGGTGGCCCGGATGACCCACCGCGAGGCGCCGTCCTGTTTGGCCAGGGCGATCACGAAGTGGGGTACTTTGCGGTAGCCCAGGAAGATGTCGCTGATGTAAACCCCTTTTTCCATCACGGCCTTGAACCAGGGTTCGTCGCGGTAGCTTTTCCATTTGAGTTCAAACGGCCCTTGGTAGGCGACGTGCATGCCGCTCTGGTCGAAAACCCCCAGATCGACGAAGGCGCTTGAGCTCTGCTGGAGCAAGGCCAGGGCCCGCTTGAGGGTTTCGGGGCGGCCGAGGCTCTCGTAGCTGTGGGTGTTGAGAACAAACTCGAGATCGCTGCGGCGCTCGGCCAGGAAGGAATCGATCATGTGGCGGTGGTCTTCGACGATGCGCGTGATGCTGGCGATGGTGGAGTTTTCCAGGGCCGAGGTGAAATGGTAGTGGCCGATCCAAAGGGCCAGAATAAACGGTACGACCGGCAGCAAGATCATGCTCGCCAGGAGGATTCGCTTCATTGCCGCGTAATGCTGGTCCTTCTCCTTCATGCCTCCTCACTTTCCTCCGATGGACTCGGGCCGTGATCGGCGAGAACCTCCTCCACCACCTGCTTGAGCTGTTCGATGCTGCCGCCCCCTTTTTCCACGAAGGCCGCCGCGGTCACCACGGCCGGACAATCGTCGTAATCCCAGGTGAAGCTGTGGACCACAACGGGCAGCGACGGCATGGCCTGGTGCAGTTTTTCGAGGATGCCGAGTTCGGGTTCGTCGGGCAGATTGAGATCCAGAATCAGGAGATCCGGCGGCGGGTAGTGGTTGACCCAGTTCAACACCTCCCGCCCGTTTTTGGCGAGGCGCACGCGGTAGCCGATCGCCGCCAGCTCCCGTTTCAAAAATTCCCGGACGTGGCGGTTGCGGTCTGCGATTAAAATCGTGATGCCTTTGTCCACCGGACCCCTTGTCGATAGGCGATTGCAGATGATGCCGTCTTGAGCAACGCCTGTGCCAAACCGCTGGTTGGCGAGTGGGGATGCAACCTTCTGAAAACGAAGCTTTTTTTTGGGGAAAGCAGCCGGTGGGGCGGTTCTCTGCAGGTCATGCTGTCGGGGATTTTTACACCCTGTAAAGTGGGGGGTGCCGCTGCCCGGGTACTTCCGGCGATGGCGGAAAGCGGCGTGGCCCGGAGGGGCGGTTTCAGTTTGGCCCGCGGCCGTCCGATAGGGTAAGCGTTTTCGCCTTCAGCCGTCAGACACCCGGCCGCCCAAACGCGCGGAGCCCGGCAGGCGCGCAGCGCTCCGGGCGACTCGCCCAAAGGGGACCAGCCACTGGAAGAAAGGCAGCCGCGTGAGGACCTTTGTTTTTCAGATTGCCGCCGAACCCGACCCGGCCAGCCCGCTGACCTGGAATCTCGGCGGGGCCATCGTCACGGTCTGGGTCCTGGACAAAAGCGCCGATAACGCGGAGGCCCGGGCCACTCATTTCATCACCGGCTATGGTTGGAAAACCATCGAGCGGCCCGACGCTTTCGAGCCCACCCCGCAGCAAATTGCCGAACTGGATTCCGCCGAGGCCGAAACCTGCCGCAAGGCGCGCGCCTACGGGATCGCCGCGCGTTTCGAGATCTGGCCGCCGGTGGACGGCAGCGGCCACCCGGCCTTCCGCTCCCGCCGCCCGCCAACGACCGAGGATGCCTGAGAGGCGTCGCACCTTAAAGCTTTCCCCCCGGCCGCCGGCGCTTCAAGCCGGCGCAACGGCCCGCCGATGGCGCGCCCCATTTTGAGGTTGACACACCCCCGCGCTTGTTGGCACTTAGGACCAGATCCGAATCATAGACGATTGCAAAGGAGGTCCAGTATGCTGGCACGGCGAACTTTTTTGAAGGTCTCAGCCGGGATGGGCGCCCTGGCGATGTTGCACCTGGCCGGTCTGGGCGGGCGTGGACAGGGCCGGGCCGGGGAAACGGCCATCGACCTGCCCCCCCTGCCGTATCCGGAAAACGCCCTTGAACCCCATATTTCAGCCCGGACCATCGGGTTTCACTACGGCAAGCACCACCGCGGGTACGTTGACAAGACCCGGGGCTTTGTGGCCGGGACCGAATGGGCCCAAATGGATCTCGTCGCCCTGGTTCAGAAAACCGCCGGAAAACCCGAGCAGACCAGTATCTTCAACAATGCCGCGCAGGTCTTCAACCACAATTTCTACTGGCTGAGCATGAAGCCCGGCGGCGGGGGCGT contains:
- a CDS encoding two-component sensor histidine kinase, whose protein sequence is MDNQRLLSNAYYKHLHRRLVMIVVLVSFAPMIVAIGVILDQFRISYREKIHAHLEELVLKHKQGIDTFLSEKLGDIRFVADVFDCEQLSDSAFLKDLLMILRQEYGGVFEDLGLIDENGRQVAYAGPYLLTEADYSKAEWFRQAIAAPYFISDVFLGLRGTPHFIVAVRKDFGGSACLLRATINFAAFNTLVENLRVGKTGFAYILNRELEFQTKPLYEIPLSKDGYFANFLKRGAGASRPAYIVEREDRKGVPSIFATAFLKDNQWLLVFQQSTEDAFSDISRTLNIAILIFIAGALAIVAMAHILTGRMVARIAVADREKEMMNQQVIETGKLASVGELAAGIAHEINNPVAIMVEEAGWIEDLLEDEDLAQTENKAEFQRALQQIKNQGKRCKEITHKLLSFARKTDSRVEDVAINDLIQEMVSLSAQRARYSKVTMETQLAEGLPPLQVSQTELQQVFLNLINNALDAMNQTGGSLKISTHQADDKIMVEFADTGPGIPRANLGRIFDPFFTTKPVGKGTGLGLSICYGIIKKMGGEIDVNSVVDMGTTFRIQLPVQPQSEGPAQPAA
- a CDS encoding aminodeoxychorismate/anthranilate synthase component II, yielding MIVMIDNYDSFTYNLVQYLMQLGAAVTVVRNDAVSVAQLRDLAPAGIVISPGPGRPETAGISLAVIREFSGEVPLLGVCLGHQAIAAAFGGAVVGAKRLMHGKTSMVSADGRAIYSGIAKPFQAMRYHSLAVSRAHLPECLAVTSEADDGEIMGIRHCAHPTEGIQFHPESIMTPVGKRLLRNFLKSTNPAKAGTPAATREEN
- a CDS encoding response regulator, with amino-acid sequence MDPIRLLLVDDEADFRRAIARRLTKRGITPAEAATGEECLRLLAEQPMDVVVLDVKMPGMNGIEVLGRIKEKYPETEVILLTGHATTPDGVAGIKSGAFDYLTKPIELEQLVSKIHQAHDKILRAAEKKREAAYRARMEQQMIATERLASLGTLATGVAHEINNPLAIIKESAGWMRLILKNPQMADIPRREDLEKAIGKIENAIERARRITHQLLGSVQRQEAAVVEVHLPSLVAETLELLHREIANRNVSVQREIAPEAETIWSDPYQLRQVLINLLSNAVQASADEGRIDVRLQAHGEGVALEIADTGKGIPKENLDKIFEPFFSTKPPGEGTGLGLFVTRGIVEKLGGRITVESRLGAGARFRVVLPKRHISAADNGAPSGGDDWLDQIRHLAKEP
- a CDS encoding response regulator, which translates into the protein MALANVLLVDDETGFVETMTKRLTKRNLNIEAAASGPEALEQVKKFGNLEVVILDVKMPGMDGIETLREIKKVAPLLEVIMLTGHATVETAIEGMKLGAYDYLMKPCDIDLLLSKVEQAAAKKRQHEEKIIEARIKEITSRRT
- a CDS encoding chorismate-binding protein, which codes for MQIRQFPEPGAYRQLAAGHNVVPVCIEILADTETPVSLLGKLRAGGRPVFLFESVEGGERWGRYSFLGTSARAHLKVFRDAVEIRENGTQRRLPHHGDPLAVLRAFMTGFRPPEIPELPRFWGGLVGYLTYEMVSFFEKIPNKLPLETPLAQFIVPDELLIFDNIRHTLLAVKITFPDGAHNVDDAYAAATEGLRALLGLLARPAVEAAPASARFQLSAVHPPEAYRQRVVRTKAYITAGDIIQAVVSQPFVCPNPPDLWSLYRAQRFINPSPYLYFLQLDDIALVGSSPETMVRLENGIATLRPIAGTRPRGASEQEDRALADELLQDEKERAEHLMLVDLGRNDLGRVAEVGSVQVTDLMLVERYSHVMHLVSNIRCDLKPDCDVWDLLRATFPAGTLSGAPKIRAMEIIAELEETPRGPYGGAVGYISFHGNMDLAITIRTACVENGRLTVRAGAGLVADSDPERERRETVNKAMAIQKALELVTRQAVFSGRSAT
- a CDS encoding response regulator, producing MQSFQLENIRLLIVDDEKSYVDVLANRLQRRKVKVTKAYSGAEGIQLLRRNDFDVAVLDLKMEDMDGIEVLRVFKKMAPELAVIMLTGHGSATAAQQGMQEGAFDYLTKPCELDDLLKKIAKAWAARPTPPAGA
- a CDS encoding substrate-binding domain-containing protein — its product is MKKQALLLVVTLGTILLWGSLGQNSAASAQDSLRYSQAAQVYRAFGKEGVEMFQKKTGIPVEVFVSSSSSAVNRLMNGFADIASTTRQLYYRYNEYGYVEIPFCKDPLAVIVHADAAVTDLTIDQLEEVFSGGITTWRALGGADAPIMVVVPGKDTGANQNFRRQVMKHKEIVYDLMTYESTDVIDIVAKFPGAISFISRGASITTEGVKALKIGGLPPGDPAYPLYQVFSYVTKGEPSGPVKAFVDFAFSPEAQELFSQKGMLPIARTP
- a CDS encoding response regulator, translated to MRKPKILLVDDEERFLSTTQKVLRRKGYDVLTAGSGAEALATIDRNPVDVAIVDVKMPGMDGIATLKEIKRRHPLVEVIMLTGHGTFESAVEGMKSGATDYLTKPSEIDELLEKVAEAFERRRHLEEKIRAIQNHQTPREK
- a CDS encoding YIP1 family protein, which encodes MNAGTAFSLRFYLTTLTRLSVNPRAVLAELPPEAGWSRPLGMLVVSSLLFAGACVIAQPGPQPVYLGLIYFANAVGMTLIAAGAGWLIITLMRGREIAFRRVFTIYALAAGITLLASWVPGLVLLTEAWKWWLIGTGMTRGLGLPRRQALTVVAISIALIILLFWSLQTLLPATG
- a CDS encoding two-component sensor histidine kinase — protein: MKEKDQHYAAMKRILLASMILLPVVPFILALWIGHYHFTSALENSTIASITRIVEDHRHMIDSFLAERRSDLEFVLNTHSYESLGRPETLKRALALLQQSSSAFVDLGVFDQSGMHVAYQGPFELKWKSYRDEPWFKAVMEKGVYISDIFLGYRKVPHFVIALAKQDGASRWVIRATIDTQMFNELAGRVRIGKTGEAFLLSAQGTFQTERRSGGRLMAQDPDFGWYPVEDQRVRIFIESDRQGDTYLYATTRLTNKNWLLVVRQEKADAFKALSTATHLILLISLLGGAVIIAVAFYLTDRIVARIQQTDREKNQLNEQLIRAHRLSELGEMAAGFAHEINNPLQVMKSEQALIETIIADLKASGQLPESEDLKDLEDSVSQISLQIARCSKITHAILRFGRKSEDAVQDFDIQTFIPEVIEMVAKKASVEGIAIHREIQDGPVFIHGDPSQLQQVLLNLFNNAMDAIIARHGTMGGELTVSSAPTGNGRVRITVNDNGCGIDAGNLDKIFSPFFTTKPVGKGTGLGLSVCYGIIQNLGGAMTVQSAPGEGATFVIDLPTTAA